The genomic interval GGAGTTACGAACCCTTCCGTCCATCCACGGCCGTTCGCATCCCGAGCAAGAACTACCGCCCCCGCCCCTCCAACGTGCAACCCCCAACCCGCCACGTGCCAATCACAGATCATGCCCCGCGTAAGCCAGGTTGAAGCTCTTGTTGCAAAGGGGGAAGTCGGAGATGCCTTGGCCGCGAAGCGCCAGTGCCAGGCCGAACCAGTTGTGCACCGAGGGGTCCACGATCTCGGCGGCCGCGACCCGACCGTCTTTCCCGGTAACCCGGGCGTGGACGAGCTCGCCGCGCCAGGCCTCCACCAGGGCCAGGGCGATCCGGTCCGGCCGGGGCCGCGGGCAGGAGGCCAGGGCCGCCCCCCGGGGGGGGTGGGCCAGCAGGTCGCGGCAGAACTCGGCCGAGCGGTCGAGCTCGATGCTGCGCACCAG from Thermodesulfobacteriota bacterium carries:
- a CDS encoding hydrogenase, yielding DSPSVLARFDGTGRVGPEDAAALGLVGPAARASALERDVRRDHPWGAYRFQQISVATGFHGDVHARSLVRSIELDRSAEFCRDLLAHPPRGAALASCPRPRPDRIALALVEAWRGELVHARVTGKDGRVAAAEIVDPSVHNWFGLALALRGQGISDFPLCNKSFNLAYAGHDL